From the genome of Bubalus bubalis isolate 160015118507 breed Murrah chromosome 2, NDDB_SH_1, whole genome shotgun sequence, one region includes:
- the IFNLR1 gene encoding interferon lambda receptor 1 isoform X2: protein MCLEKQDLCNKFKGRVQAVSPSARSPWVESKFMDYFFEVEPAPPVLVFNQTEEILIVNATYQLPHCLPQPDMNYEVNFWKEGTKNKTQFPDTRHGQPVQIPLQPDTSGHHCLSARTIYFFGNPKYSEFSEPTCFFLGAPGSNWALLLLLPFLLPLLLAVAIGPVMWKTFRGNPWFQQTKMPQALSFSGHRLYWATFQPSGPECLHDLIVCPQKEVTRRVRLTSRVRAPAPIQAGPEKDSAEEKDGEESTDEEDPDPGVSFQPYVEPPPFLGQEPQSPGPAEAGGPWTPLVQGEGSSACSSSGRSWVSTAGSSSPWDEAGSSGYLAKKGPGQGLGWGEHQKPLPPPEDSSSLGEPPKDNLSSWTSWGLSSPGLNLTPREPPVSLRTLTFCWDSSPEDDEGEEEEEEEGWRESESEDSGAGSWGAKSLQRTEVRPLGHYLAR from the exons ATGTGCCTGGAGAAGCAAGACCTGTGCAACAAGTTCAAGGGGCGTGTGCAAGCAGTTTCACCCAGCGCCAGGTCCCCCTGGGTAGAGTCCAAGTTCATGGATTACTTCTTTGAAG TGGAGCCAGCCCCACCTGTCCTGGTGTTCAACCAGACAGAGGAGATTCTGATTGTCAATGCTACATACCAGCTGCCGCATTGTCTGCCCCAACCAGATATGAACTATGAGGTGAATTTCTGGAAGGAAGGGACTAAGAACAAG ACCCAGTTTCCAGACACTCGCCATGGCCAGCCAGTCCAGATTCCTCTCCAGCCAGACACCAGTGGGCACCACTGCCTCAGCGCCAGAACCATCTACTTCTTTGGCAACCCTAAATACAGCGAGTTCTCCGAGCCCACCTGCTTCTTCCTGGGGGCCCCGG gaTCCAACTGGGCCCTCCTGTTGCTGCTACCATTTCTGCTTCCACTGCTGTTGGCTGTTGCCATAGGGCCTGTGATGTGGAAGACCTTCAGGGGGAACCCCTGGTTTcagcagacaaagatgccacaggcCCTG AGCTTCTCCGGACACAGACTCTACTGGGCAACCTTTCAGCCCAGTGGCCCAGAGTGCCTGCACGACTTGATCGTCTGTCCCCAAAAGGAAGTGACCAGAAGGGTCAGGCTGACCTCTAGAGTCAGGGCCCCAGCCCCCATCCAGGCCGGACCAGAGAAGGACAGCGCTGAGGAGAAGGACGGTGAGGAGAGCACAGATGAAGAGGACCCGGATCCTGGTGTCAGCTTCCAGCCCTATGTTGAACCGCCGCCCTTCCTGGGGCAGGAACCCCAGAGCCCAGGGCCCGCCGAGGCAGGAGGGCCGTGGACTCCTCTGGTCCAGGGGGAAGGCTCCTCTGCCTGCAGTTCTTCAGGCAGAAGCTGGGTCAGCACTGCGGGGTCCTCCTCCCCCTGGGATGAGGCTGGATCCTCAGGCTATTTGGCCAAAAAGGGGCCAGGCCAGGGTCTGGGTTGGGGGGAACACCAGAAGCCTCTCCCACCACCCGAGGACTCCAGTTCCCTGGGAGAGCCCCCCAAAGACAACCTCTCCTCCTGGACCAGCTGGGGCTTATCATCACCAGGGCTGAATCTAACCCCCAGAGAACCCCCGGTTTCTCTTCGGACACTGACCTTCTGCTGGGACAGTAGTCCTGAGGATGATgagggggaggaagaagaggaggaagagggctgGAGGGAGTCAGAAAGTGAGGACAGTGGTGCTGGCAGCTGGGGGGCTAAGAGCCTCCAGAGGACCGAGGTCAGACCCCTGGGGCATTACTTGGCCAGGTGA